A stretch of the Oceanicola sp. D3 genome encodes the following:
- a CDS encoding transporter substrate-binding domain-containing protein — MMRRVAWALPVALALATGLGAGETAAAQDVRIGTEGAFPPYTFRDRAGDLRGFDIELGNEICRRARLDCEWVVNDWESILPNLVAGKYDVVMAGMAVTTERAQMVAFSTGYEGGSNAASAVLVRSGGSTSDAPHVAVQGATIHEDWARAMGYRVTAYPTLVAAVEALFANRVDEVLGPQAFLEGVARNGGGQVEIADVFGIPSGDTAAAFRKEDVALRQTFDSAIEEMLADGSIAAMADKWFLAGDGTE, encoded by the coding sequence ATGATGCGGCGGGTGGCATGGGCGCTGCCAGTGGCGCTGGCGCTGGCGACCGGGCTGGGCGCGGGTGAGACGGCGGCAGCGCAGGATGTGCGCATTGGCACCGAGGGGGCCTTTCCGCCCTATACCTTCCGAGACCGGGCGGGCGACTTGCGCGGTTTTGACATTGAGCTCGGCAACGAGATTTGCCGCCGCGCCCGGCTGGACTGCGAGTGGGTCGTGAACGACTGGGAATCCATCCTGCCCAACCTCGTGGCCGGGAAATACGATGTCGTCATGGCCGGGATGGCCGTCACGACCGAGCGGGCGCAGATGGTGGCGTTTTCGACAGGCTACGAGGGCGGAAGCAACGCGGCATCTGCGGTTTTGGTGCGCAGCGGCGGCTCCACCTCGGACGCGCCTCATGTGGCCGTGCAGGGCGCGACCATCCATGAAGACTGGGCGCGCGCGATGGGCTACCGTGTGACGGCCTACCCGACGCTGGTGGCTGCGGTGGAGGCGCTGTTTGCCAACCGGGTCGACGAGGTGTTGGGGCCGCAAGCCTTCCTTGAGGGCGTGGCGCGCAACGGCGGTGGCCAGGTGGAAATTGCCGATGTCTTCGGCATCCCCTCGGGCGATACCGCCGCCGCCTTCCGCAAGGAAGACGTGGCGCTGCGCCAGACATTCGATTCTGCCATTGAAGAGATGCTAGCCGATGGCAGCATCGCCGCGATGGCCGACAAGTGGTTCCTCGCCGGAGACGGCACGGAATGA
- a CDS encoding transporter substrate-binding domain-containing protein, which produces MLKSILTLGTAMALTAGAAFAESHAMTVRIGTEGAYAPFNFINDAGEIDGFEKELGDELCVRAELTCEWVKNDWDSIIPNLVSGNYDIIMAGMSITDERDEVIDFTQNYTPPSDSAFAAASEDVDLEGGVIAAQTATIQAAHIAEGGATLLEFATPEETVAAVRNGEADAVFADKDYLVPLVEENAELMFVGDDVPLGGGVGVGLRESDTELKEKLDAAIASMKEDGTLNTMITKWFGEDAKTYE; this is translated from the coding sequence ATGTTGAAATCCATCCTGACGCTGGGCACAGCCATGGCCCTTACGGCTGGTGCGGCCTTTGCCGAAAGCCACGCCATGACGGTGCGGATCGGCACCGAGGGGGCCTATGCGCCGTTCAACTTCATCAATGATGCGGGCGAGATCGACGGCTTCGAAAAGGAGCTGGGCGACGAGCTTTGCGTGCGCGCCGAACTGACCTGTGAATGGGTCAAGAACGACTGGGACAGCATCATCCCCAACCTCGTGTCCGGCAACTACGACATCATCATGGCCGGCATGAGCATCACTGATGAGCGTGATGAGGTGATCGACTTCACGCAAAACTACACCCCGCCGAGCGACAGCGCCTTTGCCGCCGCGTCCGAGGATGTGGACCTTGAGGGCGGCGTGATTGCCGCGCAGACCGCCACCATTCAGGCGGCCCATATTGCCGAGGGCGGCGCCACGCTGCTGGAGTTTGCCACGCCGGAAGAGACCGTGGCGGCCGTGCGCAACGGTGAGGCCGATGCTGTTTTTGCCGACAAGGACTACCTCGTGCCGCTGGTCGAGGAGAACGCCGAGCTGATGTTCGTGGGCGATGACGTGCCGCTGGGCGGTGGCGTTGGCGTGGGCCTGCGCGAGAGCGACACCGAGCTGAAGGAAAAGCTCGATGCGGCCATTGCCTCGATGAAGGAAGACGGCACGCTGAACACCATGATCACCAAGTGGTTTGGCGAAGACGCCAAGACCTACGAATGA
- a CDS encoding ABC transporter permease, giving the protein MFEFCTDPESLAGLTWLSCYLTTGVHFSFYWAFGKVLLLLALAAPSALLMGFLGAMAARSLIAPLRWIGKGYISVVRGVPDVAFFLFFVIALDQGFEWMRHKVKCPDWDEPIRQGSDFLVCPAAKLPLGTSPEWQHETYGFLLAVLTFAIVFGAFAANVIFGAMKAVPRAQMETAEAYGMTRRQAFWRVMVPQMWVFALPGLSNTWMVLIKATPLLFLLGIEDIVYWARELGGTKTARFSDYPHGDWRMWYFLALLVFYLCFTRVSEIVLRRLNARLSRGQATAAGEAQRKANA; this is encoded by the coding sequence ATGTTTGAATTTTGCACCGATCCCGAAAGCCTCGCCGGACTTACCTGGCTGAGCTGCTACCTCACCACGGGGGTGCATTTCTCGTTCTATTGGGCCTTCGGCAAGGTGCTGCTGCTGCTCGCGCTGGCCGCGCCCTCTGCCCTGCTGATGGGCTTTCTGGGGGCCATGGCGGCCCGGTCGCTGATCGCGCCACTGCGCTGGATCGGCAAGGGCTATATCTCGGTGGTCCGGGGCGTGCCCGATGTGGCTTTCTTCCTGTTTTTCGTCATCGCGCTCGATCAGGGCTTCGAGTGGATGCGCCACAAGGTCAAATGCCCCGATTGGGATGAGCCGATCCGGCAGGGGAGCGACTTTCTGGTTTGCCCCGCCGCCAAGCTGCCGCTGGGCACCTCGCCCGAGTGGCAGCATGAAACCTATGGCTTTCTGCTCGCGGTGCTCACCTTTGCCATCGTCTTCGGCGCTTTTGCCGCCAACGTGATTTTCGGGGCGATGAAGGCGGTGCCGCGTGCGCAGATGGAAACGGCTGAGGCCTATGGCATGACCCGTCGCCAAGCCTTTTGGCGGGTGATGGTGCCGCAGATGTGGGTGTTTGCGTTGCCGGGCCTCTCCAACACGTGGATGGTGCTGATCAAGGCCACGCCGCTGCTGTTTTTGCTCGGGATCGAAGATATCGTTTACTGGGCACGCGAGCTTGGCGGGACCAAGACGGCGCGGTTTTCGGATTACCCGCATGGCGACTGGCGGATGTGGTACTTCCTCGCGCTGCTGGTGTTTTACCTGTGTTTTACCCGGGTGTCGGAAATCGTGCTGCGGCGGCTGAATGCGCGGCTGTCGCGCGGGCAAGCCACGGCCGCCGGGGAAGCGCAGAGGAAGGCAAACGCATGA
- a CDS encoding ABC transporter permease, which produces MSCAETIADYAFRSLGYGERLLPRSDFTLCQHFVLIGSGLFWNVYFGIMALCSGFFLAIVVALGKASANPWLRKPAEWFILLFRGTPFFIQCFFAYFAFLSLKSQYAFFDAFTSAWLGAVIVLFLNTSAYSGEIFYGALRSIPKGDIEAADAYGLSGWHRFRRITFPTMLRLGWPAYTNEAIFLFHTTTLVFFSGFPARQQAGDALYYASYFADKTFNPFIPYPILAFYFILLTLCIIGVYTVIGRRLNRHLPQERRAKFKLRPQLIR; this is translated from the coding sequence ATGAGTTGCGCAGAAACCATCGCCGACTACGCCTTCCGCTCGCTGGGCTACGGGGAACGGCTGTTGCCGCGCTCTGACTTCACGCTTTGCCAGCATTTCGTGCTGATCGGCTCGGGGCTGTTCTGGAACGTCTACTTCGGGATCATGGCGCTGTGTTCGGGGTTTTTCCTTGCCATCGTGGTGGCGCTTGGCAAGGCCTCGGCCAACCCGTGGCTGCGCAAGCCTGCCGAGTGGTTCATCCTGCTGTTCCGGGGCACGCCCTTCTTCATCCAGTGCTTCTTTGCCTATTTCGCCTTCCTGTCGCTGAAGAGCCAATATGCCTTCTTCGATGCCTTCACCTCGGCCTGGCTGGGGGCGGTGATCGTGCTGTTCCTGAACACCTCGGCCTATTCGGGTGAGATCTTCTATGGTGCGCTGCGCTCGATCCCGAAGGGCGATATCGAGGCGGCGGATGCCTATGGGCTGAGCGGCTGGCACAGGTTTCGGCGCATCACCTTCCCCACGATGCTGCGGCTGGGGTGGCCGGCCTACACCAATGAGGCGATCTTTCTGTTTCACACCACGACGCTGGTGTTTTTCAGCGGCTTCCCAGCGCGCCAGCAGGCGGGGGACGCGCTCTATTATGCCAGCTATTTTGCTGACAAAACCTTCAACCCCTTCATCCCCTACCCGATCCTCGCCTTCTATTTCATCCTGCTGACGCTCTGCATTATTGGGGTCTATACGGTGATCGGGCGGCGTCTTAACCGGCATTTGCCGCAGGAGCGGAGGGCGAAGTTCAAGCTGAGGCCGCAGTTGATCCGATGA
- a CDS encoding glutamine synthetase family protein, giving the protein MSETIRFGAVDLNGQARGKRVPASYAEKLESGVARLPLSVLNVDLWGEDIEDSPLVFKSGDRDGVLRPSPRGPLALPWIDRPSALWLMRMHMQSGEPFEGCPQRALSRVLERYEAKGWRVEAAFEMEFHLIDDVDGTLSAPISPRTGRRIKRADVNSLLGLDAFDDFFTDLYDGCEVMGIPAEAAISEAGVGQFELSLTHEEAGRAAESAWAFKQLARGLARRHDMAASFMAKPFEDDTGNGLHVHFSVLDEEGRNVFDDGSEQGNDLLRSAVAGCLTALPSSMLIFAPHANSYERLVPGAHAPVQASWAYENRTAAIRIPAGPGKARRIEHRVAGGDANPFLHLAAVLGAAMNGMEAGAVPPEPIKGNAYEQELPELPTDWASAIDAFDESPEVAEIFHPRLIDCFTRTKRQELRRCEGMLRDDLVLLCLETV; this is encoded by the coding sequence ATGAGCGAGACGATACGGTTTGGCGCCGTGGACCTGAACGGTCAGGCGCGGGGCAAGCGGGTGCCTGCGAGCTATGCCGAAAAGCTGGAGAGCGGGGTGGCGCGGCTGCCGCTGAGCGTGCTCAACGTCGACCTCTGGGGCGAAGACATTGAAGACAGCCCGTTGGTGTTCAAGAGCGGCGACCGGGACGGTGTGCTGCGCCCCTCCCCGCGCGGCCCGCTCGCCCTGCCGTGGATCGACAGGCCCTCGGCGCTCTGGCTGATGCGGATGCATATGCAGAGCGGCGAGCCTTTCGAGGGCTGCCCGCAGCGGGCGCTGAGCCGGGTGCTGGAGCGGTATGAGGCCAAGGGCTGGCGGGTTGAGGCGGCCTTTGAGATGGAGTTTCACCTGATCGACGATGTGGATGGCACGCTCTCCGCGCCGATCAGCCCGCGCACCGGGCGGCGGATCAAGCGGGCGGATGTAAACTCGCTGCTCGGGCTGGATGCCTTCGACGACTTTTTCACCGATCTTTACGATGGCTGCGAGGTCATGGGCATTCCGGCCGAGGCGGCGATTTCGGAGGCCGGTGTGGGGCAGTTCGAACTGTCGCTCACCCATGAAGAGGCAGGCCGGGCCGCCGAGAGTGCATGGGCGTTCAAGCAACTCGCCCGGGGGCTGGCGCGGCGGCATGACATGGCGGCGAGCTTCATGGCCAAACCGTTTGAGGATGACACCGGCAACGGGCTGCACGTGCATTTTTCGGTGCTGGATGAAGAGGGGCGCAACGTGTTCGACGATGGCTCCGAGCAGGGCAATGACCTGCTGCGGAGTGCGGTGGCCGGGTGCCTTACCGCCCTGCCCTCTTCGATGCTGATCTTCGCGCCTCATGCCAACAGCTACGAGCGCCTCGTGCCCGGGGCCCATGCGCCGGTGCAGGCCAGCTGGGCCTATGAGAACCGCACGGCAGCCATTCGCATCCCTGCCGGGCCGGGCAAAGCGCGGCGGATCGAGCACCGGGTTGCGGGGGGCGATGCCAACCCGTTCTTGCATCTGGCCGCCGTGTTGGGGGCCGCGATGAACGGCATGGAGGCGGGCGCGGTGCCGCCCGAGCCGATCAAGGGCAATGCCTATGAGCAGGAGTTGCCGGAGCTGCCGACCGACTGGGCAAGCGCGATTGATGCCTTTGACGAAAGCCCGGAGGTGGCGGAGATCTTCCACCCCCGGCTGATTGACTGTTTCACCCGGACCAAGCGGCAGGAGTTGCGCCGTTGCGAGGGGATGCTGCGGGACGATCTGGTATTGCTTTGCTTGGAGACGGTATAG
- a CDS encoding type 1 glutamine amidotransferase: protein MLIGILQCGHCPPELQPHVGNYPAMFEKLLAGHDFEFANWAVCDMEFPNSIDAADGWLITGSRYGVYEDHPWIEPLEQIIRAIYLAPKPMVGICFGHQIIAQALGGKVAKSDKGWGVGRMEYTWGNEVVALNAWHQDQVIEPPKEASTISANKFCDHAALMYGDRVLSVQAHPEFGREMMQGLINVRGAAVPEARLAYAQKALDAPVDNARLGNDIADFFKAKRGWQESSE from the coding sequence ATGCTCATCGGTATCCTGCAATGCGGCCACTGCCCGCCCGAGCTTCAGCCCCATGTGGGCAACTACCCGGCCATGTTCGAAAAGCTGCTGGCGGGGCATGACTTTGAGTTCGCCAATTGGGCGGTTTGCGACATGGAGTTTCCCAATTCGATCGACGCCGCTGATGGCTGGCTGATCACCGGCTCGCGCTACGGGGTCTATGAGGATCACCCGTGGATCGAGCCGCTGGAGCAGATCATCCGGGCGATCTACCTTGCGCCCAAGCCGATGGTGGGCATCTGCTTTGGCCACCAGATCATCGCGCAGGCGCTTGGGGGCAAGGTCGCCAAGAGCGACAAGGGCTGGGGCGTGGGCCGGATGGAATACACCTGGGGCAACGAGGTTGTGGCGCTGAACGCCTGGCATCAGGACCAGGTGATCGAGCCGCCGAAGGAGGCCAGCACGATTTCGGCCAATAAGTTTTGCGACCATGCGGCGCTGATGTATGGCGACCGGGTGCTGAGCGTGCAGGCGCACCCCGAGTTTGGCCGCGAGATGATGCAGGGGCTCATCAACGTGCGCGGTGCCGCCGTGCCCGAGGCGCGGCTGGCCTATGCGCAGAAGGCGCTGGACGCGCCGGTGGATAACGCCCGGCTGGGCAATGACATTGCGGATTTCTTCAAGGCGAAGCGCGGCTGGCAGGAGAGCTCGGAATGA
- a CDS encoding glutamine synthetase family protein, with the protein MSDFRDQIPEAAQAYLEGRRLDEVECIVGDLAGVARGKAAPASKFARQSHFYLPNSIFQQTITGEWADLTDQPFTEPDMVLTPDYATATAAPWTADITLQVIHDINDQQGNPVPVAPRNVLKKVVALYEEMGLTPVVAPEMEFYLVAPNVDPGHEIEPPMGRTGRRAAARQAYSMAAIDEYGTVIDDIYDFAEAMGFEIDGILQEGGAGQIEMNMRHGDPVLLADEIFYFKRMIREAAFRHDCYATFMAKPIQNEPGSAMHIHHSVVNAKTGENIFSNADGSESKAFGHFISGLQRYMPSAIAVIAPYVNSYRRYVPDYSAPINLEWGRDNRTTGLRVPVSGPEARRIENRLPGMDCNPYLGIAASLACGLLGLREKMEPRAEATSEAYTAEAEVPTTLGEALELFDADTALKEVLGEAFAEVYLAVKRLEYKGFMQVISPWEREHLLLNV; encoded by the coding sequence ATGAGCGATTTCAGAGATCAGATCCCCGAGGCCGCGCAGGCCTATCTGGAAGGCCGCAGGCTGGATGAGGTGGAGTGCATCGTGGGCGACCTCGCAGGCGTGGCACGGGGCAAGGCGGCCCCGGCCAGCAAGTTTGCCCGCCAGAGCCACTTCTACCTGCCGAACTCGATCTTCCAGCAGACCATCACCGGCGAATGGGCCGATCTGACGGACCAGCCCTTCACCGAGCCCGACATGGTGCTGACCCCCGATTACGCCACCGCCACCGCTGCGCCGTGGACGGCGGACATTACCCTGCAGGTGATCCACGACATCAACGACCAGCAGGGCAACCCGGTGCCGGTGGCGCCGCGCAACGTGCTGAAAAAGGTGGTGGCGCTCTACGAGGAGATGGGGCTGACGCCGGTGGTTGCGCCGGAGATGGAGTTTTATCTCGTGGCCCCCAACGTGGACCCCGGCCATGAGATCGAGCCGCCGATGGGCCGCACCGGTCGGCGGGCGGCGGCGCGGCAGGCCTACAGCATGGCCGCGATCGACGAATACGGCACGGTGATCGACGACATCTATGATTTTGCCGAGGCCATGGGCTTTGAGATCGACGGCATCCTGCAGGAGGGCGGCGCGGGCCAGATCGAGATGAACATGCGCCACGGCGACCCGGTGCTGCTGGCCGATGAGATCTTCTATTTCAAGCGGATGATACGCGAGGCCGCCTTCCGGCATGACTGCTACGCCACCTTCATGGCCAAGCCGATCCAGAACGAGCCGGGCAGCGCGATGCATATTCACCATTCGGTGGTGAATGCGAAAACGGGGGAGAATATCTTTTCCAACGCGGATGGCTCGGAGAGCAAAGCGTTCGGCCACTTCATCAGCGGGTTGCAGCGCTACATGCCCAGCGCGATTGCGGTGATCGCGCCCTACGTCAACAGCTATCGGCGCTACGTGCCGGACTACTCGGCGCCGATCAACCTCGAATGGGGCCGCGACAACCGCACCACGGGCCTGCGCGTGCCGGTCAGCGGCCCCGAGGCGCGGCGGATCGAGAACCGGCTGCCGGGGATGGATTGCAACCCCTACCTCGGCATCGCCGCCTCGCTGGCCTGCGGCCTGCTGGGCCTGCGCGAAAAGATGGAGCCGCGCGCCGAAGCCACCTCGGAAGCCTATACGGCTGAGGCGGAGGTGCCCACCACGCTGGGCGAGGCGCTGGAGCTGTTTGATGCCGACACGGCGCTGAAAGAGGTGCTGGGCGAGGCCTTTGCCGAGGTGTACCTTGCGGTCAAACGGTTGGAATACAAGGGTTTCATGCAGGTGATCTCGCCATGGGAGCGTGAGCACCTGCTGCTGAACGTATGA
- a CDS encoding FAD-binding oxidoreductase, with protein sequence MRLLYANGKRGEHAASWYAASAEAPGPYPMLKGEVRADVAVVGGGFTGLSAALHLARAGAKVVLVEAQRVGWGASGRNGGQVAPGLNMHQDALEAKLGRAAAEGYWRIGLEAVSLVRSLVEELAPEADWQPGVLHSFWQESEAQEAAGYAAFLRREYGHETQEVLDATTVRGFVASEAYKGGVVDWTAGHIHPLAYAFGLARGAEAAGADLHEMSEVHRIAPEGGKVLVATDRGRVLADQVILGCNGYMEGLAPKAQARVMPINNYVVATEPLGDRAAEVMPKNVAVADSKFVINYFRLSGDGRLIFGGGESYGYRFPADIAAKVRKPLEQVFPQLRGVKITHGWGGTLGITVKRVPLFIRVAPGVMAAGGYSGHGVALATKAGQIMARAVGGDAGDFDLMARLPAPPFPGGPLLRTPITTAAMMWYAMRDRLGV encoded by the coding sequence ATGAGGTTGCTCTACGCCAATGGAAAGCGCGGTGAACATGCCGCAAGCTGGTATGCCGCCAGTGCCGAGGCCCCCGGGCCATACCCGATGCTCAAGGGCGAGGTGCGGGCCGATGTGGCCGTGGTGGGCGGTGGCTTTACCGGGCTGTCGGCGGCGCTGCATCTGGCGCGGGCCGGGGCCAAGGTGGTGCTGGTGGAGGCGCAACGGGTTGGTTGGGGTGCCTCGGGGCGCAACGGCGGGCAGGTTGCGCCGGGGCTCAACATGCATCAGGACGCGCTGGAGGCTAAGCTGGGGCGCGCGGCGGCAGAGGGCTATTGGCGGATCGGGCTGGAGGCGGTTTCGCTGGTGCGATCTCTGGTGGAAGAGCTGGCGCCCGAGGCCGATTGGCAACCCGGCGTGTTGCACTCGTTCTGGCAAGAGAGTGAAGCGCAGGAGGCGGCGGGCTATGCCGCGTTTCTGCGCCGCGAGTATGGCCATGAAACGCAGGAGGTGCTCGACGCCACAACCGTGCGCGGCTTTGTTGCCAGCGAGGCCTACAAGGGCGGCGTGGTGGATTGGACTGCCGGGCATATCCACCCGCTGGCCTATGCCTTCGGCCTTGCGCGGGGCGCAGAGGCGGCGGGGGCCGACTTGCACGAGATGAGCGAGGTGCACCGGATTGCGCCGGAGGGCGGCAAGGTGCTGGTGGCGACCGACCGGGGCCGGGTGCTGGCGGATCAGGTGATCCTCGGCTGCAACGGCTACATGGAGGGGTTGGCACCGAAAGCTCAGGCGCGGGTCATGCCGATCAACAATTACGTGGTAGCGACCGAGCCGCTGGGCGACCGGGCGGCGGAGGTGATGCCGAAGAACGTGGCGGTGGCGGACAGCAAGTTTGTGATCAACTATTTCCGGCTCTCGGGCGATGGGCGGCTGATCTTTGGCGGCGGCGAGAGCTATGGCTACAGGTTCCCGGCCGATATTGCCGCCAAGGTGAGGAAGCCTCTGGAGCAGGTGTTTCCGCAATTGCGTGGCGTGAAGATCACCCACGGGTGGGGCGGCACGCTGGGGATCACGGTGAAGCGGGTGCCGCTGTTCATCCGGGTTGCGCCGGGGGTGATGGCCGCCGGGGGCTACTCCGGGCACGGGGTAGCGCTGGCCACCAAGGCGGGCCAGATCATGGCCCGCGCGGTGGGCGGCGATGCGGGCGATTTCGACCTGATGGCAAGGCTCCCTGCCCCGCCCTTCCCCGGCGGGCCGCTGCTGCGCACCCCGATCACCACGGCGGCGATGATGTGGTATGCGATGCGCGACCGGCTCGGGGTTTGA
- a CDS encoding DegT/DnrJ/EryC1/StrS aminotransferase family protein: protein MTVAPNVYDAEPIPEAARAEIDRLLQSGDLFRYTAPENAPVALLEREFAELMGAKYALAVSSCSAALFLSLKALGLPRGAKVLIPAFTFAAVPSAVVHADCEAVLCEVGMNYRVDMDDFAAKLPGVDAVLISHMRGHTSDMDAIMALADAAGIPVVEDAAHSLGTVWKGRKIGTIGKIGCFSFQSYKLVNAGEGGILITDDAELVARAVIMSGAYEHAWKKNMGLEAHYRTWQNRLPLYNMRMQNLSAAVIRPQLPEVARRVRDGRAGHDRVAEALNMSTWLEVPAPLEGELRAPDSIQFNLMGMSDAEVDEFTATAAAQGVKVQVFGMSEDNARAFWNWQFLGDLPELPQTRAMLMRACDVRLPARLTDAELDYISAALVGAAQQAKGTIAAE, encoded by the coding sequence ATGACCGTGGCCCCCAACGTCTATGACGCCGAGCCGATCCCCGAGGCCGCCCGCGCCGAGATTGACCGGCTGCTGCAAAGCGGCGACCTGTTTCGCTACACCGCGCCCGAAAACGCGCCCGTTGCCCTGTTGGAGCGTGAGTTTGCCGAGCTGATGGGCGCAAAATACGCGCTGGCCGTTTCCTCCTGCTCTGCCGCGCTTTTCCTGTCGCTGAAGGCCCTCGGCCTGCCACGTGGCGCCAAGGTGCTGATCCCGGCCTTTACCTTCGCCGCCGTGCCCTCCGCCGTGGTCCACGCCGATTGCGAGGCGGTGCTTTGCGAAGTGGGCATGAACTACCGCGTCGACATGGATGATTTCGCGGCCAAGCTGCCGGGCGTCGATGCCGTGCTCATCAGCCACATGCGCGGCCACACCTCCGACATGGATGCGATCATGGCGCTGGCCGATGCCGCCGGTATTCCGGTGGTGGAAGACGCCGCCCACTCGCTGGGCACCGTTTGGAAGGGCCGCAAGATCGGCACCATCGGCAAGATCGGCTGTTTCTCGTTCCAGAGCTACAAGCTGGTGAACGCGGGTGAAGGTGGCATTCTGATCACCGATGACGCCGAGCTGGTGGCGCGCGCGGTGATCATGAGCGGCGCCTATGAGCACGCCTGGAAGAAGAACATGGGGCTGGAGGCGCATTACCGCACATGGCAAAACCGCCTGCCGCTCTACAACATGCGGATGCAGAACCTCTCCGCCGCCGTCATCCGCCCGCAGCTGCCCGAAGTGGCCCGCCGGGTGCGCGATGGCCGCGCCGGGCATGACCGGGTGGCCGAGGCGCTGAACATGAGCACATGGCTGGAGGTGCCCGCGCCGCTGGAGGGCGAGCTGCGTGCGCCGGATTCGATCCAGTTCAACCTCATGGGCATGAGCGATGCCGAGGTGGACGAGTTCACCGCCACCGCCGCAGCGCAGGGCGTTAAGGTGCAGGTGTTCGGGATGAGCGAAGACAACGCGCGCGCCTTCTGGAACTGGCAATTCCTTGGCGATCTGCCGGAGCTGCCGCAAACCCGGGCGATGCTGATGCGGGCCTGCGATGTGCGCCTGCCAGCCCGTCTGACCGATGCCGAGCTGGATTACATCTCTGCCGCGCTGGTGGGCGCAGCACAGCAGGCCAAGGGCACGATTGCTGCGGAGTGA